A window of Gossypium hirsutum isolate 1008001.06 chromosome D13, Gossypium_hirsutum_v2.1, whole genome shotgun sequence genomic DNA:
GGCCGAATCCCCCCGTACCAAATCGGGTCTAATGATCCACAAAAAAGGTTTTTTACTATTAGCCAAACCCCAAGCGAATTCAACCATTTGATTCGCCGTCATCACCGTGATGCTCCCGAAATTAACGTAAACGACCGATTTGGGTTCTTTTAAATCTAGCCATTGAAAACATCGAGGCTCTTCTTTCCACAGGTTGGACCCCATGGAGCTTAAAGGTGACGACGGTGGGATGTGGTTGAGGAGCAAGTGAAGGGGTCCAATGGTGTAAAATTTAGGGAAGATGGAGGAGAGAGCTTTGACGACATCATGTTCCAATTCATCGAAGGTGTTTACGATAATGGCGGAAGCTTTGGCAGCTCTGTCGCACTCCGTCGCAAAGAAATTCAACATTATATCGTCTGGATCCGTTGTTCGAACAAAGCTTGGAAGGTCCCTTATGCGGATGTTTTTCATGCCCGGGATCCAGTCGATGACGGTATCCAAATACCCGTTTGTCATATAGGATTCATCTGCCCAATGATGAAGAAATTGTTAGGGGTCAAATTTAGAGTTCGGTCCTTTTACTATGCCAATATTCGAGATTTACACCTgggtataattttgtttttattttatttttatagtattattaatTAGTTGAAATTATTAACACCATCATTTCACTTAAAATACTGATGTGGAATACTTTTAAAAATGAATGCTTAAGGATGcatttttagaagaaaaataattaatttttttttatttttatttgtcacGATTTTAGTTGCTAAAAGtgattaagtgaatttttgtCACTATTATTCTGCCACAAAATTAATGCCATATGAAAATTGAGTGAATCAATAAACTGATAATAAATATGCATAAAGATAAAAGGATTAaaggtttttttattaaaaatattagaaataatgtaaagaaaaaattcaaatttcagcCTAAAACATGCTTAcatcttttaaaacattttactCAAGAAAACTTTAatcaagtaaaaatataatttttttaataatatggaCTAACTaataagaataaatcaaatatctgGAAATTAaactataaggattaaatcttaaatttatagCATAGTAGAGGGACAAAAGTCAATTTTAACCAAAAGAGTTTGAAAGAAAAACCAGAGTTTTGTACCTTTCAATGGTGTAAAACCCTCATCAATAAGCCGTCGGTAATGGCAATAAGCCAAGAAACCACAAGCACTGGGTGTCCAAAGCAACACACTGGGAATCCCTAACTCTTTAGCCGCCTCAAGAGTGAACGACATGCTCCCATCGGCGACGATACAAGTGACCGGCGGGACACCGGAATTAGCATTTAGCTCAACAAGGAGTCGGCGAAAGGGAGCCAAACAATGCTTGCTAGTTGAGTCAGAAAGCGCGGGGATGTCTTGCGTGGCGTCGATGTCCGGCGGAGGAAGGCCGTCGGGGATTGTCTCGAACCGGAAGTCAGGCAAGCCGTCGAGGGCGTGGGGGCCCCTGGATTTGAGCAAGCGTTTGTGGTTGTACTCGGTGTTGACGAAAGTGATGTGGAAGCCTTTGAAATGGAGGAGTTTGGCCACTTTGAGCATCGGGTTTACGTGACCTTGTGCCGGGTAGGGGATGCATACTGCATGGGGATTGTTGGGTAATGAAATGGGTGCCATATTTTATCTCTTTCTTCCTTGGTGTGCCTTACAACAATGGTGGAAATCCTATCTTTAAAGGAAGCACCAAGTGTTTGAGCCATATATTTTAGTACATGAAATTATTTATAGGGTTAATTCAACTATTTTGTCCTCAAACTATGAGTCAAATTTTAAATTGACCCCAAAATTTAGATCATTCCAATTGAATTTCAGACTAAAGTATCATTCTAATTATGTTCAACAATCATCTTAGCCTTAATTGTCAACTTGGAGTTGGCTTGGTTCATCTCTTAATAATGTATGaattaataaatatgtttataCATATTAGATTCAAGCTGATATTCAGATCTAATAGGTAGATTGCCAAAAACGTTTGATTGAAATGATTGTTTGGTTTGAAGATTCAATTGGATTGTTTAAATTTTAGGAACCAATGTAAAAAATGATTTATGGTTTGGAGATGTTTAATACACGTAGGTTGTTGATACTTACGATTGTTGTTTTTGAATGAATCATTAGTTAATGGAAATGCTTGATGGAAGTGGCTCtattgtacaagcccattttgctCGGgcccaacaaaaataaataaataaataaataaacacacaGTCCATTTACAACAATGGgcccaaacattaaaaaaatatggcCCAAACCCAATaaaaaactagggtttcagaaccCTAGTCCCTCCTATGTACGCCGCATCCATCTGCTGCCACCACCTGCTTCTGACACTTGCGCCACCTGCTCCGCCTAATACCGCCTGCAAAGAAAGAGCAAACACGTAACCAAGCACAAGAAAACAACAAGGAAGAGACAAGGAAAATATAagtagaaaacaaaaaaaaatattttgtatttcggctataaaagccataatCGAACGCTTGTAAGTAGGTTCCCCTTTTTTACgaacattaaataaaaaacaaaaatagagcAGATTTGAGAGGTTTTTTACTTTCTTGTTcgaatcctttttatttttccattttttttattttttttacatactaaataataaaataaaaggaggaaagGGGCTTACCGGAGATACCTCGCAATCGCGCCGTCGGTAGGTGGTTCTCTGTCGTTGGCCCGGATCCGAAAAGGAGGATTATGAGCCTCTGTCTCGGCGCTTATGGGGGTTCAAAGACCCAATTTTTCAAATCGCCCGAAAGCTGGGCTTTAAAAGCCCTTCGTCGTGCTTCGTTGGCCGTCGGTTTAGTGGCGGTGCGGCGGACGGATGAACGGCGGTGAGAAGCCGAATTGTCAGAGGGCATTGGGGCTTGAGGGGGTTctctgttttttttattattttaaagctgatttgaatgaaatttagggtttttttagtttttataaatatttgaaacggcgtcgtttggacCATGGTTACCAGcgccaaaacggcatcgtttggCTCCTTGACCCGTGCGCGCGACCCGACCCAGCTAGGGGATCCGGGCGTTTTTGAGCTAAGGGTCTATTTACCCTTTTAGCCTTCCGTATTTCTCCCATTTTATAATTTGGTCCCTTTTGTTAGAttccttttgttttttaattttgccttagaattttattttgatttcatttgagTCCCGTGTAAAGCTCTGCGTTTTGGAGGGAGGGGATATTTTCCCATTTAGTCCCTCTTTGTTATTCGCGCACTCTATTCggtccttttcttttaatttatttacgaATTTGTCCCTAATTTCTATTTTaagttcaaattagtccttttttattatttttattaaattaattaattttaatcattattattactCCTATTACCATTGTTTTTACTATtactcatattattatttttattcttactattattattattattattattattatcatcatcatcatcattattagttactgatttgtaccttttttaattttagatttaattatatatatatctttgatttacatatatatatacatacttatatatctttttatatttttataattttattcattttctcaaTTCATTTGTCTATTTacgtttattattattattatttattttctttttagaatgttttaatattatttgtttgtatatttgttttgtatattatggatttgtcctttttatttatcttatttttgctATTGCTGTTCGTATTATCTATACACCATCGTATTCATTATTGTTTTGCTATGTATATCAACAATGTCATCCGTTTTCGCATTCTTTTTATCACAACATCGTGTCTCATTTTACTTAATAtgtcaaatttttttctaaataaatggCATTTCGtatgtttagattcgagaaggtcgtaccctaacttactgggtttcgattttcatgaTGAATCTAAATACACGAGTCTTTTTCCAAACCTAAACTTTAAACAATCtcgaaaattaagaaaagatctagtcctaacttactgggcctgatcccttttttaatccaagatagctaaatatcttttaaataagtaaaatttctaTATTCATTCGCGCATcgggaattcaagacattgtgtcctaacttattggatataattctctttctcgattaacgtaaaATATGCTCTTTTCTcgcaaattttcaacatttcaataaaggaccgtattttaaatttctttaaagttttcaatcttcgacactaagacattaattaatcaactagctaggtaccaattttgggcattacgagggtgctaatctttcctctacataaccgactcccgaactcatttttctgaatttcgtggactaaaatcgttgttttaataaaattaaattgtttattagaAACAATCactttacgaggtgacccgatcacacctcatcaaaaaggatcggtggcgacttctattttaattttcattttcaaaatccaagtcgactccgttttatcaaaaaaaatggtgtcaacatctATGACTTGGCATTGCGAAAAACTGtgtaaacaaaaacaaaaagaacacCAATATTTCTTTATGCAGTCCTTATGTATGTGGAGCATAACTCAGTGAGTAATTGCTCTatctttaatctataataaaACAAGTGGATCACATTATAACTTCCCAAATGTAGAGATATCACTCTTGTACCTAAAAACCACTCACCTTAAAATCCTCCCACTGAGAATTGAATTTAAGCAATAAATACTAAAGGTTTACAATTCAATTTGTACATTGACACAAAACAGTTTCTCAATGAACAAATTTAGTTCTATCAATATGCTCACATACATGACCTAGACAAGCCTCTTAACATATATCAATCCCGGCTTGCTAACATAGTAATTGAATGTATACAAAACAACTCcttgaaaataataaaagcatAATTTGATGAAGATATGACCTTCCTCAACATTACAATCTTGACCAATTCTCCACAAAACTAGGGTTGTCTTAATTCACTTGAACCTAATCCAGTCTTTAATAGCCACATATTGGTTTCCATAGATAAACTACAATATCTTCAAAATATAAGCACAATAACTAGTCCAAAAAATTTGCTTCATTAGATTGCAGTGAACATTGTTGAGTGCCACTCTATTCATTGCAACACGCCTTTCGTCAATATAAGGAATTAGCAAAATTCAACAATTCAAAATCTTTTTTCTAataacaatttatataaaaaaagaaaaaagaaaaaataaatttacgtGTTTACAACTAAagtattaaaatcaaaattatacctTAAAATCGCATAAATTGTGATATATGTAAGTTTGTCTTCTTGTACTGTGCATATTAAAGAATTTATGTACTTTTTCATTTCTAAAAAAATGTATTGATTGTTTAAAGgttttaataatatgataatttGAGTATGAAATccaaaaacactaaaaaaacaTGTTGTTTTAAAGAATAAGAGatatatgataaaaaattaaagttgattTCTAATCCAAAAATCAACGTTCACAAGTTTTTACaatcattattaaaaaaataaaaaaatattgtccACAATGCTTCTTAATACACAATACCTTATTTAATTTTGATacctttatatatttattttgcttAAAGAGATCGAATCCAAATTATGATCAAATGTTCACcaggatttaattaaaatttaggtAAATTTAAAATTAGATTCATTAAATACGTAAATTATCTAGTTAGTCACCCGATTTTTAGggtgtttttattttgatcacccaAAATGAAATCATTGTAGTTTTGTCACTCAACTTTTAATATGCTTTTATTTTAATCATCAAACCGTTAAATCTCTAATGGCGGTTAACTGTACACGTTACATGTAACAatccgtttttcagtggtgttgaaaatagtagtttcgaaaccacaaatccgacgagtaagttcgtaaatattagagtcaattatgatattatattgaattttggtttgataatttttggtaattgaatgaatatttaaGTACAAGTTggttgtccctaaagtcaagtggttttgaaaaatgatgTTTCGGGACTTCATTTCTGTAAATtgagctcgtaaatatttttattaaatatttacggagtgattATATAGgtatattaaaatttagttagaaaattttaacgtttagatagataattaagtaaaaaagactaaattgtaaaaatcacaaaaaccaaTCGTTATTAGTTTAAAAGGGTTAattgattacaaaaacataattgAATGGATTTATATGATAATTTAACCATACTTAAAATGTTGGACGGTATGTATATATGCTTTagtttaaaaatatgtaaattaatggcattttggtaattaaataaaaagataaagtaagataaaataataaaataaatatcatctTCATTTTTCATTGTGGATGACCGAAACTCCATTATTGGGTTTGAAGATTCGGCTAAGCTTCAACTTGTGCATCTAAGTCCATTTGAATTctgtttttcatgatttttatgtttttaagatcattgCAGCTTAATTTAACTAATTCGTACCACCGctttcaaaactgttaaatatttctaaacttGTCATTGAATCTTATATGTTTTGATAGAAATGGTTAGATTTGGAAGCTATGAAATATTT
This region includes:
- the LOC107918707 gene encoding 7-deoxyloganetin glucosyltransferase, with amino-acid sequence MAPISLPNNPHAVCIPYPAQGHVNPMLKVAKLLHFKGFHITFVNTEYNHKRLLKSRGPHALDGLPDFRFETIPDGLPPPDIDATQDIPALSDSTSKHCLAPFRRLLVELNANSGVPPVTCIVADGSMSFTLEAAKELGIPSVLLWTPSACGFLAYCHYRRLIDEGFTPLKDESYMTNGYLDTVIDWIPGMKNIRIRDLPSFVRTTDPDDIMLNFFATECDRAAKASAIIVNTFDELEHDVVKALSSIFPKFYTIGPLHLLLNHIPPSSPLSSMGSNLWKEEPRCFQWLDLKEPKSVVYVNFGSITVMTANQMVEFAWGLANSKKPFLWIIRPDLVRGDSAILPPEFIEETKDRCFMASWCPQEEVLNHSAVAGFLTHSGWNSTVESISSGVAMVSWPFFAEQQTNCWFACNEWGIGMEIDNNVKREKVEKLVRELMEGRKGEEMRENAMEWKRKAEKAACLDGPSLLNLDRLINEVLLEGHE